The following are encoded together in the Capsulimonas corticalis genome:
- a CDS encoding fasciclin domain-containing protein codes for MKLGKIATLTIAACSLATASTLPGVAAHKMHTKMVGGAAMYPTKNIVENAVNSKDHTTLVAAVKAAGLVDTLASAGPFTVFAPTNAAFDKLPAGTVDTLLKPENKDKLTAVLTYHVVSGTYTASKLMGLIKAGNGVATLKTVQGDELTFMKHGKGIDVKDEKGDIAHVTIADVMQSNGVIHVIDTVLLPG; via the coding sequence ATGAAACTCGGAAAAATCGCTACTCTGACCATCGCCGCTTGCTCGCTTGCGACCGCCTCGACCCTTCCCGGCGTCGCCGCGCATAAGATGCACACCAAGATGGTTGGCGGCGCGGCGATGTACCCCACGAAGAACATCGTGGAAAACGCCGTCAATTCCAAGGACCACACCACGCTGGTCGCCGCCGTGAAGGCCGCCGGCCTCGTCGACACGCTCGCCAGCGCGGGACCGTTCACCGTCTTCGCCCCAACCAACGCCGCGTTCGACAAGCTCCCGGCCGGCACGGTCGATACGCTTCTGAAGCCCGAGAACAAAGACAAGCTGACCGCCGTTCTGACCTACCATGTGGTTTCCGGAACGTACACCGCCTCCAAACTCATGGGCCTGATCAAAGCCGGCAACGGCGTGGCGACGCTCAAAACCGTACAGGGCGACGAGCTCACATTCATGAAGCACGGCAAGGGCATTGACGTCAAGGACGAGAAGGGCGATATCGCCCACGTCACCATCGCCGACGTTATGCAGTCCAACGGCGTCATCCACGTCATCGACACCGTCCTGCTCCCCGGCTAA
- a CDS encoding ankyrin repeat domain-containing protein, with protein MLRNNIRTIAGAFCLLAATGAIGAHATPDRTTLERAMIKAISDGDSPAIESLIKLGANADAHDQQDHTMLMLAEIQNQQTAALTLIAHGANINAKTKSGLTVLMVTALEGSPEGVKTLLAKGANLDAKTKDGNTALMAAAHRDHIENIQALIDGGANVNDRNKQGETPLMWMAERGDSNGALLLLEKKANPNAQDADGDNALVRAVESGSVETVKVLLSHGANPNLDPGMGHTPLETAIMAHSDTITQILKDAGAAR; from the coding sequence ATGTTACGCAACAACATCCGAACGATCGCCGGCGCGTTCTGCCTGCTGGCGGCGACCGGCGCAATCGGCGCGCACGCAACGCCTGACCGCACGACGCTGGAGCGCGCCATGATCAAGGCGATCAGCGATGGCGACTCGCCGGCGATTGAATCCTTGATCAAGCTGGGGGCGAACGCCGACGCCCACGATCAGCAGGATCACACAATGCTGATGCTCGCGGAGATCCAGAACCAGCAGACGGCCGCGCTGACGCTCATCGCGCACGGCGCGAATATCAACGCAAAGACCAAAAGCGGGTTGACCGTGCTGATGGTGACCGCCCTGGAAGGAAGCCCGGAGGGCGTCAAGACGCTGCTGGCGAAGGGCGCTAACCTCGACGCCAAGACCAAGGACGGCAACACGGCGCTGATGGCGGCCGCGCACCGCGATCATATTGAGAACATCCAGGCGCTGATCGACGGCGGCGCCAACGTCAACGACCGCAATAAGCAGGGCGAGACTCCGCTGATGTGGATGGCGGAGCGAGGCGATTCCAACGGGGCACTGCTGCTGCTGGAAAAGAAAGCCAATCCGAACGCGCAGGACGCCGATGGCGACAACGCGCTCGTCCGCGCCGTCGAGTCCGGCAGTGTCGAGACCGTCAAGGTTCTTCTCAGCCACGGCGCCAATCCGAACCTGGACCCCGGCATGGGCCACACCCCGCTCGAAACCGCGATCATGGCGCACAGCGACACGATCACGCAGATCCTGAAAGACGCCGGCGCGGCGCGCTAA